The bacterium genome includes a window with the following:
- a CDS encoding tetratricopeptide repeat protein: MSSGWAVFSYAVAALAAIAIVVFIVRRRRRQAVTEPSSEVSYLRGLDFLIYDQRDKAIKELADATARNTDDVAAYISLGNLHREQGNIDRSIRIHESVSIRPNLPLQSRVRALYSLGLDYVRGGLLERAEAAFKKAIKEDPNHIQSYESLERVHEEMRDWKAAYECQLELDKRTKKKSSRLLAYLLTEVALEEAMRNKRPKEAISLLHKAKQTDPTCVSVPMYLGDVYLAQGDFKKAEHVWEEAVDNFPHLAFLLFDRLRQVYLKQDTVRNIKSIYEKVLAKTPDDINTRLSLGDYYFDTGQLSKAKEEYERILELSSTSTVGYQRLSKVYLKEGKPEEALGVLQKLSSLPELQSVYYYCGKCGFKDTQIHWRCPQCRKWDTFVQEIEKRIRPRRRPEAGSNGKGEKH; the protein is encoded by the coding sequence ATGAGCTCTGGATGGGCAGTGTTTTCCTACGCGGTCGCGGCGCTGGCGGCGATTGCAATTGTCGTATTCATCGTCAGGCGTCGGCGTCGGCAGGCGGTGACGGAGCCTTCGTCCGAGGTCTCTTATCTTAGGGGCTTGGACTTTCTGATTTATGATCAGCGAGACAAGGCCATCAAGGAGCTTGCCGACGCTACCGCGAGGAACACGGACGATGTTGCTGCTTATATCAGTCTGGGCAATCTTCACCGTGAGCAGGGCAACATTGACCGGTCGATCCGGATCCACGAGAGCGTTTCGATACGGCCTAATCTGCCCCTGCAATCGCGTGTCCGTGCGCTTTACAGTCTGGGGCTGGATTACGTTCGAGGCGGGCTCTTGGAGAGAGCCGAGGCGGCTTTCAAGAAGGCGATCAAGGAGGACCCGAACCACATCCAGAGCTACGAGAGTCTCGAGCGGGTTCACGAGGAGATGCGCGACTGGAAGGCGGCCTATGAGTGCCAGCTGGAGCTTGACAAGAGGACCAAGAAGAAAAGCTCGCGACTGCTGGCCTATCTGTTGACCGAGGTGGCGCTTGAGGAGGCGATGCGAAACAAGCGGCCCAAGGAGGCCATTTCGCTGTTGCACAAGGCTAAACAGACAGACCCTACGTGTGTCTCGGTGCCGATGTATTTGGGGGATGTTTACCTTGCTCAGGGCGATTTCAAGAAGGCTGAGCACGTTTGGGAGGAGGCCGTTGATAACTTCCCCCACCTAGCGTTTCTTCTGTTTGACCGGCTCCGGCAGGTATATCTCAAGCAGGACACAGTCCGAAACATCAAGAGCATTTACGAGAAAGTTCTCGCCAAGACCCCTGACGACATCAACACGCGTCTTTCGCTCGGCGATTATTACTTTGACACCGGGCAGTTGAGCAAGGCCAAGGAAGAATACGAGAGGATACTTGAGCTTTCTAGCACATCGACAGTCGGCTATCAAAGGCTCTCGAAGGTCTATTTGAAGGAGGGGAAACCTGAGGAAGCGTTGGGAGTGCTTCAGAAGCTCAGCTCGCTGCCCGAACTGCAATCGGTCTATTATTACTGCGGCAAGTGCGGGTTCAAGGACACTCAGATTCACTGGCGCTGCCCGCAGTGTCGGAAGTGGGACACTTTTGTTCAGGAGATCGAGAAGCGCATACGCCCAAGGAGGCGCCCAGAGGCGGGTAGCAATGGCAAAGGAGAAAAGCACTAG
- a CDS encoding HAD-IIIA family hydrolase codes for MISEELTEKLRRVKILLLDADGVLTNGKLYFSNSGEITMRFDVRDGSGIRYLSFGGIQTGIITGKKNNAVSHRARDLHISIVHRNIKNKVATLNEILRQQNLLPDEAVFIGDDLLDLSIMAQVGMSVAVADAVPEVKEAADYVTQNCGGDGAVREVCEMILKAQNKWEAVVQRYRMMP; via the coding sequence ATGATCTCTGAGGAGCTGACCGAGAAGCTGCGGAGGGTCAAGATTCTGCTGTTGGATGCTGACGGCGTTTTGACGAATGGCAAGCTCTATTTCAGCAACAGCGGTGAGATAACTATGCGGTTTGACGTTCGGGACGGGAGCGGGATCAGGTACCTTTCGTTCGGAGGCATTCAGACAGGGATAATCACCGGCAAGAAGAACAATGCTGTATCGCACCGTGCTCGGGACCTGCACATCTCTATTGTCCACCGAAATATTAAGAACAAAGTCGCCACTCTGAACGAGATACTGAGACAGCAGAACCTTCTGCCGGATGAGGCTGTTTTCATTGGAGATGACCTTTTGGACCTATCGATCATGGCCCAAGTCGGCATGTCAGTTGCGGTAGCGGACGCGGTGCCTGAGGTGAAAGAGGCCGCCGACTACGTTACGCAGAATTGCGGTGGGGATGGGGCAGTTCGGGAGGTGTGCGAGATGATACTGAAGGCTCAGAACAAGTGGGAAGCAGTTGTTCAGCGTTACCGAATGATGCCATGA
- the rpe gene encoding ribulose-phosphate 3-epimerase, with protein sequence MKTLKLAPSILSADFAKLGEEIASVERGGADIIHIDVMDGHFVPNITVGPLVVEAARASTNLPLDVHLMIEHPDRYIESFAKAGADMISVQIEAATHLERTIAAIKALGAEAGVVLNPATPLNTAEEIVPVVDFILLMSVNPGFAAQKFIPSVLDKIRRLRAILDARNPNCPIEVDGGICLQNVAEVVRAGASIIVAGSAIFKTLDPEGTTRAFKERL encoded by the coding sequence TTGAAGACACTTAAGCTCGCCCCATCGATACTATCTGCCGATTTTGCCAAGCTGGGCGAGGAGATCGCCTCCGTCGAGAGGGGCGGCGCTGACATCATTCACATCGACGTGATGGACGGCCATTTCGTGCCAAATATCACTGTCGGTCCTCTCGTTGTCGAGGCGGCTCGCGCCTCAACCAACCTGCCGCTCGACGTTCACCTGATGATCGAACATCCTGACCGCTACATCGAGAGCTTTGCGAAGGCCGGGGCCGACATGATCAGTGTGCAGATTGAGGCAGCTACGCATCTTGAACGGACCATCGCGGCGATCAAGGCTCTCGGCGCTGAGGCCGGCGTGGTCCTGAACCCGGCGACGCCGCTCAACACAGCGGAAGAGATCGTTCCTGTCGTGGATTTCATCCTCTTGATGTCGGTGAATCCGGGGTTTGCGGCGCAGAAGTTCATACCGTCTGTCCTGGACAAAATCAGGCGACTCAGGGCTATTCTTGACGCCAGAAACCCGAATTGCCCGATAGAGGTTGACGGAGGCATCTGCCTTCAGAATGTCGCTGAGGTCGTCCGGGCTGGCGCCTCGATCATCGTCGCGGGCTCGGCGATTTTCAAGACGCTGGACCCCGAGGGAACGACAAGGGCGTTCAAGGAGAGGCTTTAG
- a CDS encoding Maf family protein: MTLAIVLASASPRRASLLRSAGIPFEIVQPGQVEREVDGPSDPKELAKALACAKAKSVTTGSDRVFLACDTLVAVDDTILGKPNSPNDARRMLRLLSDRWHRVITGVCVLDAGSGRELLDCEETRVRFVRLEPDEIEAYVASGEPLDKAGAYGIQGGASSFIAGLQGPLDNVIGLPVRLVRRMLSELRDRVEDT, translated from the coding sequence ATGACATTGGCAATCGTGCTGGCCTCAGCTTCTCCGCGACGGGCCTCCTTATTAAGGAGCGCTGGGATACCGTTCGAGATTGTCCAGCCCGGTCAGGTTGAGCGAGAGGTGGACGGGCCTAGTGACCCGAAGGAGCTTGCCAAGGCGCTAGCTTGTGCCAAGGCCAAGAGCGTGACGACTGGTTCAGACCGCGTTTTTCTGGCTTGTGATACTTTGGTGGCGGTTGATGATACTATTCTGGGCAAGCCGAACTCCCCGAACGACGCGCGGCGGATGCTCAGGCTCCTCTCCGATCGCTGGCACCGGGTCATCACCGGTGTCTGCGTTCTGGACGCGGGATCGGGGAGGGAGCTTCTCGATTGTGAGGAGACAAGAGTCCGTTTCGTGAGGCTTGAGCCAGATGAGATCGAGGCCTACGTCGCATCGGGCGAGCCGCTCGACAAGGCAGGCGCTTATGGCATACAGGGTGGTGCGTCTTCATTCATAGCCGGTCTGCAAGGGCCTCTGGACAATGTAATTGGCTTGCCGGTGCGGCTAGTCCGCAGAATGCTCTCTGAATTGAGGGACAGAGTTGAAGACACTTAA
- a CDS encoding peptidyl-prolyl cis-trans isomerase, whose protein sequence is MRFVRILALMASVMLIVACVGCGEGEQTSAPKAPAPAAMQAPAGASEGTVATDANKVVAKSGDLAVTEGEVDELLARNLKYSMMMSGGKMPELTAQQKEQQRRNTIRNLMVSKLLLNEAKASGLTVTDKEIDEKLEQIYKMYGSKEKFLQSSGLSGTSDESLHEQMADTILREKYIEKDVYSHIPEPTEDEMQKWYDENKSKFSTPETVKVKTITVNVAEGASEADVAKAQERILSLAKRIKKGEAFDAVAKEASADRWAPKGGEMGLIRRGQARLGDKFDEAAFSAEVGKLTGPVRTTAGFCLLEATEKQPAKVKTYEEAKDQVKNWLPGLRKFKAMGEFMSKKKSELKIEYVGGEQQPL, encoded by the coding sequence ATGAGATTTGTCAGGATTTTGGCCTTGATGGCTTCTGTGATGTTGATAGTTGCCTGTGTTGGCTGCGGTGAGGGAGAACAGACAAGCGCACCGAAGGCGCCAGCGCCGGCCGCGATGCAGGCACCAGCGGGGGCTTCAGAGGGCACAGTGGCCACGGATGCCAACAAGGTAGTTGCCAAGAGCGGCGATTTGGCTGTAACCGAGGGCGAGGTGGATGAGCTGCTCGCCAGAAACCTTAAATACAGCATGATGATGTCCGGTGGCAAGATGCCAGAGCTAACGGCACAGCAGAAGGAGCAGCAGAGAAGGAACACGATAAGGAACCTCATGGTCTCGAAGCTCCTATTGAATGAGGCGAAGGCAAGCGGTTTGACTGTTACGGACAAGGAGATTGATGAGAAGCTCGAACAGATTTACAAGATGTATGGCAGCAAAGAGAAGTTCCTTCAGTCCTCGGGTCTTTCGGGAACCAGCGATGAGAGCCTTCACGAGCAAATGGCCGACACGATACTAAGGGAGAAATACATAGAGAAGGATGTCTATTCACATATCCCGGAGCCGACAGAGGATGAGATGCAGAAGTGGTATGACGAGAACAAGAGCAAGTTCAGCACTCCGGAGACGGTCAAGGTTAAGACTATCACGGTGAACGTCGCCGAGGGGGCATCGGAGGCGGACGTTGCGAAAGCCCAGGAGCGGATTTTGAGCCTGGCGAAGCGGATCAAGAAGGGCGAGGCCTTTGATGCAGTGGCCAAGGAGGCTTCTGCTGATAGATGGGCGCCGAAAGGCGGCGAGATGGGCTTGATTCGTAGGGGCCAGGCGAGGCTGGGTGACAAGTTCGACGAGGCCGCGTTCTCAGCCGAAGTGGGCAAGCTGACCGGCCCGGTAAGGACAACGGCGGGATTTTGTCTGCTTGAGGCAACAGAGAAGCAGCCGGCCAAGGTCAAGACATACGAAGAGGCGAAGGACCAGGTCAAGAACTGGCTGCCGGGGCTGAGGAAGTTCAAGGCAATGGGCGAGTTTATGAGCAAGAAGAAGAGCGAGCTGAAGATAGAATACGTCGGCGGGGAGCAGCAGCCCTTATAG
- a CDS encoding DUF4390 domain-containing protein, translated as MNRFGLWAIFVATMLAASPLLGKTESQPAAFEPEPRMLKPSAVIDANRRVVVIKSRLLNWMNEELEEFFTSGLPLKLSFKAAVFEERDFWFDGQLRSMTVKKEASYDPVKKSYTVVQLQGDKQVSKTFMDEKDARANLLNLETEIPIPLLMEKYPLRIYSAGVFCDVAASEVDFPFGKLLWFLRTGYTTSWFYSERISTSSLQSGRSGWQQGFGTSPSTEPSPEVYK; from the coding sequence ATGAACAGATTTGGCCTATGGGCAATTTTTGTCGCTACTATGTTGGCCGCATCTCCTTTGCTGGGCAAGACAGAGTCACAGCCTGCGGCCTTCGAGCCCGAGCCCCGGATGTTAAAGCCGTCCGCCGTGATCGACGCGAACAGGAGAGTCGTCGTGATCAAGTCCAGGCTCCTAAACTGGATGAATGAGGAGTTGGAGGAGTTCTTCACCTCCGGGCTCCCGCTCAAGCTCTCTTTCAAGGCGGCTGTGTTTGAGGAGCGCGACTTCTGGTTTGACGGGCAGCTCCGTTCTATGACTGTCAAGAAAGAGGCATCATACGACCCGGTCAAGAAATCCTATACGGTGGTTCAGCTACAAGGCGACAAGCAGGTCAGCAAGACGTTTATGGACGAGAAAGACGCGAGGGCGAACCTGTTGAACCTGGAGACTGAGATACCCATACCCCTGCTGATGGAGAAATACCCCTTGCGCATCTATTCCGCTGGGGTGTTCTGCGACGTGGCTGCGAGCGAGGTGGATTTCCCCTTCGGTAAACTTTTGTGGTTTCTTAGGACGGGTTACACGACGAGCTGGTTTTACTCAGAGAGAATCTCTACTAGCTCGCTTCAAAGCGGTCGCTCTGGCTGGCAGCAAGGCTTCGGCACATCGCCGTCCACGGAGCCAAGTCCGGAGGTATATAAGTGA
- a CDS encoding ATP-binding protein: MREGERPPKLVMRRKRLIVALAVVLFLVIASSVVVYMESGSLMDNEGHSGSSFERGIWQFTLMLNTLITMLLVVLIFRNLIKLYFERKHKKVGAKLRTKLVIAFVGFSLIPSILLYMLASGLVRETFGKLLIPDVERVYQQAVDIASFYHAQDVKRAERWARMIAELVQKRGLLSASRHDELVKLVSDKVREYGLGGAQVLEGDKEITRVSEAKALLTDATFKFDRDRIGLLLKSEKSRIVENLSANKADIISCAVPVKSPEGKVLGAVIVKYVVPPQISLSKKQVSSSITRYRLFSTKEVWKQKVYVALVLIITLLIIFAATWFGFYVAKVMTGPIERLLKGLQSVARGDFGVHLSGETDDEMGLLVNAFNKMAADLKASKTAVNKAENQLSRSSRDYDRRRRHMESILSNIATGVVSFNIKGKITIINESALSILHLQEEACVQRDFKEVFFAPDLREFGDLIQTIVKTNRSVREHECQITIRGQVRTLLVTLAVLRDRSENEMGFVMVFEDLSQLLKAKKSAAWRQVARRIAHEIKNPLTPIQLYAQRLQKHSRNLGPEDQALFKECIDTIIQEINGLKLLVNEFSRFARMPEVQARPDDIHKVIQDVLSLYDGNLSNAKVNLTLDESVPRTKIDAEQMKQVFKNLINNALEAASKFVTIDISTHYENVLKIVRIELADDGDGIDQESKEKLFLPYFSTKKRGTGLGLAIVQRIIEDHNGYIRVEDNVPRGTKFIIELPG; encoded by the coding sequence GTGAGAGAGGGAGAGCGGCCACCCAAGCTCGTAATGCGCCGCAAGAGGCTAATCGTCGCCCTCGCTGTCGTGCTGTTTTTGGTCATTGCCTCGTCGGTTGTCGTTTATATGGAAAGCGGCAGCCTTATGGACAACGAGGGCCACAGCGGCTCGAGTTTTGAGCGGGGCATTTGGCAGTTCACGCTCATGCTCAACACATTGATAACGATGCTGTTGGTGGTCCTGATCTTCCGCAACTTGATCAAGCTGTATTTCGAGCGGAAGCACAAGAAGGTTGGCGCCAAGCTCAGAACTAAGCTGGTGATTGCCTTTGTGGGCTTCTCGCTCATACCATCGATCTTACTTTACATGCTGGCGTCGGGCCTTGTGCGTGAGACTTTCGGCAAGCTACTGATTCCGGACGTCGAGAGGGTCTATCAGCAGGCGGTTGATATCGCGAGTTTCTATCACGCTCAGGACGTCAAGCGGGCGGAGCGCTGGGCGAGAATGATCGCAGAGCTGGTGCAGAAGAGGGGGCTGCTTTCGGCAAGCAGGCACGACGAGCTTGTCAAGCTGGTCTCAGATAAAGTGCGCGAGTATGGCCTTGGTGGTGCTCAGGTTCTGGAGGGCGACAAGGAGATTACAAGAGTTAGCGAAGCTAAGGCGTTGCTCACAGATGCGACTTTCAAGTTCGACCGAGACCGCATTGGCCTGCTGCTCAAGAGTGAGAAGAGCAGGATCGTTGAGAATCTCTCTGCGAATAAGGCCGACATTATTAGCTGTGCAGTGCCAGTCAAATCTCCTGAAGGAAAAGTGCTCGGTGCGGTCATTGTCAAGTATGTCGTCCCGCCGCAGATATCGTTGTCAAAGAAACAGGTCTCCTCCTCGATCACGCGTTATAGGCTATTCTCCACAAAAGAGGTCTGGAAGCAGAAGGTCTATGTCGCTCTGGTTCTGATCATTACCCTGCTCATAATTTTTGCGGCGACCTGGTTTGGGTTCTACGTGGCTAAGGTAATGACGGGTCCGATCGAGCGGCTCCTCAAGGGGCTTCAGTCGGTTGCCAGGGGCGATTTCGGCGTTCATCTTAGCGGCGAGACAGACGACGAGATGGGCCTTTTAGTAAATGCCTTCAACAAGATGGCGGCGGACTTAAAGGCGAGCAAGACCGCTGTGAACAAGGCCGAGAACCAGCTGTCGAGGTCGAGCCGGGACTACGACAGGAGGCGCCGGCACATGGAGTCTATCCTGTCGAACATCGCGACCGGGGTGGTGTCGTTCAACATCAAGGGCAAGATAACGATCATCAACGAATCGGCGCTGTCGATACTTCACCTTCAGGAGGAAGCATGTGTCCAGCGCGACTTTAAGGAGGTGTTCTTCGCTCCGGACCTGCGGGAGTTTGGGGACCTGATTCAGACGATCGTCAAGACGAATCGCAGCGTTCGCGAGCACGAATGCCAGATTACTATAAGAGGCCAAGTTCGAACGCTCTTGGTTACGCTGGCGGTTCTTCGGGACCGATCAGAGAACGAGATGGGCTTCGTGATGGTGTTCGAGGACCTCTCGCAGCTGCTGAAGGCCAAGAAATCGGCCGCGTGGAGGCAGGTGGCACGAAGGATAGCACACGAGATCAAGAATCCACTGACGCCCATACAGCTCTACGCTCAGCGACTTCAGAAACATTCCCGCAACCTAGGCCCCGAGGACCAGGCTCTGTTCAAGGAATGCATCGACACGATCATTCAAGAGATCAACGGCCTGAAGCTCTTGGTCAACGAGTTCTCGCGCTTCGCTAGAATGCCCGAAGTTCAGGCCCGACCCGACGACATTCATAAGGTCATCCAGGATGTTCTCAGCCTCTACGACGGCAACCTCTCAAACGCGAAGGTTAATCTTACGCTCGACGAGTCGGTCCCGCGAACCAAGATAGACGCCGAGCAGATGAAGCAGGTCTTCAAGAACCTTATCAACAACGCTCTGGAGGCTGCCAGCAAATTCGTCACTATCGACATTTCGACCCACTATGAGAATGTCCTGAAGATCGTCCGCATCGAGCTGGCTGACGACGGAGATGGCATCGATCAGGAGAGTAAGGAGAAGCTTTTCCTGCCGTATTTCTCGACCAAAAAGCGTGGGACCGGGCTGGGCCTTGCGATTGTGCAGAGGATAATCGAAGACCACAATGGTTACATCCGTGTAGAGGACAACGTGCCCAGGGGGACTAAGTTCATCATTGAGCTCCCCGGATAG
- a CDS encoding sigma-54 dependent transcriptional regulator, producing MRDSCDETGQKTVSKANEQILVVDDNPTIRSSLIAVLQDEGYDVSAVSDAGETLAFLEKMVPAVILLDIWLPGVSGMEVLKKVKQDHPEVTVIVISGHGTIDLAVQSMKLGAYGFIEKPLSLENILQHIQHALESRRQSLQIRALKQRVRGKYELIGKSEAIERIREQAKQAAPSNARVLIMGENGTGKELVAGMIHEMSLRKDGPFIEVNCAAIPEELIESELFGHEKGAFTGATRQRIGKFELAHGGTLFLDEVGDMSLKTQAKVLRSLEEQRFARVGGGRQVSVDVRVISASNKDLVALIERDEFREDLFYRLNVIPIVVSPLKERLEDIPLLADYFAKQFCNEYGKKTKQFSKAAMELLQSYPWPGNVRELRNIVERTMIMTTNAEISAHQIPDLVPKATGPIAIARDVPLKKARQQFEKEYIVYHLQQNDWGVSSTAKKLGIDRTSLYKKIHAYGIAVPSADQT from the coding sequence ATGAGGGATTCGTGTGACGAGACAGGACAGAAAACGGTGAGCAAGGCAAACGAGCAGATACTTGTCGTGGACGACAATCCCACGATTCGGTCTTCATTGATTGCTGTCCTGCAGGATGAGGGGTATGACGTGTCGGCGGTATCGGACGCTGGTGAGACGCTAGCCTTTCTGGAGAAGATGGTTCCGGCCGTCATTCTTCTCGATATATGGTTGCCCGGTGTGAGCGGGATGGAGGTGCTAAAGAAAGTCAAACAGGACCATCCCGAGGTTACTGTGATAGTTATCTCGGGCCATGGGACAATAGACTTGGCGGTTCAGTCGATGAAGCTCGGTGCCTATGGGTTCATAGAAAAGCCGCTCTCTTTGGAGAACATCCTCCAGCATATCCAGCATGCGCTCGAGTCTAGGCGGCAGAGCCTTCAGATTAGGGCTCTTAAGCAGAGGGTCAGGGGCAAATATGAGCTCATCGGCAAGAGCGAGGCGATTGAGAGGATTCGCGAGCAGGCGAAACAGGCCGCCCCGTCAAACGCAAGGGTCCTGATAATGGGGGAGAACGGGACAGGCAAGGAGCTTGTGGCGGGGATGATCCACGAGATGAGCCTTCGCAAGGACGGTCCCTTCATAGAGGTCAACTGCGCTGCTATCCCCGAGGAACTGATAGAGAGCGAGCTTTTCGGCCACGAGAAGGGCGCCTTCACCGGCGCTACCAGGCAGCGCATTGGGAAGTTCGAGCTTGCTCACGGTGGGACGCTCTTTCTCGATGAGGTGGGGGACATGAGCCTCAAGACACAGGCCAAGGTCCTAAGGTCTCTTGAGGAGCAGCGCTTCGCGCGCGTCGGCGGTGGGAGGCAGGTCAGTGTAGATGTCAGGGTGATCTCCGCCTCAAACAAGGACCTGGTGGCGCTCATCGAGAGAGATGAGTTCCGAGAGGACCTGTTCTACAGGCTGAACGTGATACCGATCGTCGTGTCACCGCTGAAGGAACGTCTTGAGGATATACCGCTCTTGGCGGATTATTTCGCCAAGCAGTTCTGCAACGAGTATGGCAAGAAAACCAAGCAATTCAGCAAGGCCGCAATGGAGCTTTTGCAGTCGTATCCTTGGCCTGGCAACGTGCGTGAGCTCAGGAACATAGTGGAACGAACGATGATAATGACGACCAATGCGGAGATTTCCGCACACCAGATACCCGACCTGGTGCCTAAAGCGACAGGCCCCATTGCGATTGCGAGGGACGTGCCACTGAAGAAGGCGAGACAACAGTTCGAGAAGGAGTATATTGTATATCATCTTCAACAGAATGACTGGGGCGTGAGCAGCACGGCAAAAAAGCTTGGGATTGATAGAACGAGCCTCTACAAGAAAATACATGCCTATGGTATAGCGGTTCCCTCAGCAGACCAAACTTGA